A region from the Gemmatimonadota bacterium genome encodes:
- a CDS encoding polyprenyl synthetase family protein: MIATARATDSALVPSVLREYGESTRRLLFQYLPTAEPRRYLYDLLADYPRRGGRAFRPSLCIATARAFGGSPDMALRTAVSIELVHNAMLIHDDIEDESDERRGRPTMHKEHGVPISINVGDMLSMLAMRPLLDNQHLLGGDLALRIVEETERMGRESAEGQAMELGWRRDNPVDVTEQDYLEMVLKKTCWLATIHPSRVGALIGTRGAIDAEPFIRFGFLVGAAFQIQDDLLNLVGDPTSYGKELGGDIREGKRTLMLIQLFARATADERARLHAFLGQPRADRTDPDVAWVRERMDAYGCIDDAREVAHGLAGAATHEFTRIYGALPDSRDKAFIEALPRWVLSRS, encoded by the coding sequence ATGATCGCCACCGCGCGCGCCACGGACAGCGCCTTGGTGCCGTCGGTCCTGCGCGAATACGGCGAGTCCACGCGGCGGCTGCTCTTTCAGTACCTGCCGACGGCGGAGCCTCGCCGCTACCTCTACGACCTGCTCGCCGACTATCCGCGGCGTGGAGGGCGTGCGTTCCGGCCGAGCCTCTGCATCGCCACCGCGCGGGCATTCGGTGGGTCGCCGGACATGGCGTTGCGCACCGCGGTCTCCATCGAGCTCGTCCACAACGCCATGCTCATCCACGATGACATCGAGGATGAAAGCGACGAGCGCCGCGGGCGTCCGACGATGCACAAGGAGCACGGCGTTCCGATCTCGATCAACGTCGGCGACATGCTCTCCATGCTCGCCATGCGCCCCCTCCTCGACAACCAGCACCTCCTCGGCGGTGACCTCGCGTTGCGGATTGTCGAGGAGACGGAGCGGATGGGGCGCGAATCCGCCGAGGGACAGGCGATGGAGTTGGGGTGGCGCCGGGACAACCCGGTCGATGTCACCGAGCAGGACTACCTGGAGATGGTCCTCAAGAAGACCTGCTGGCTGGCCACGATCCACCCCAGCCGCGTGGGAGCACTGATCGGCACGCGTGGGGCGATCGATGCTGAGCCGTTCATTCGCTTCGGTTTCCTCGTGGGGGCGGCGTTCCAGATCCAGGATGACCTGCTCAACCTGGTTGGGGATCCGACGTCCTACGGCAAGGAACTCGGCGGCGACATCCGCGAGGGCAAGCGGACGTTGATGTTGATCCAGTTGTTCGCGCGCGCGACGGCGGACGAACGCGCGCGACTCCATGCCTTCCTCGGCCAGCCCCGGGCAGACCGAACGGACCCGGATGTGGCGTGGGTCAGGGAGCGGATGGACGCGTACGGGTGCATCGACGACGCCCGGGAGGTGGCCCATGGGTTGGCTGGTGCTGCGACCCACGAATTCACGCGCATCTACGGTGCGCTTCCGGACTCACGCGACAAGGCGTTCATCGAAGCCTTGCCGCGCTGGGTCCTGTCCCGTTCCTGA